Below is a window of Maylandia zebra isolate NMK-2024a linkage group LG19, Mzebra_GT3a, whole genome shotgun sequence DNA.
atctgtcatggtcctgggactgctgactcagtgtttttgttttgattaagAGTTGCTTATGTTTCTGATTAATTCTTATTAAGATTTGCTAGTTCCTAGGTTTGATTtctgtgctccctctgtttAGTGTCTAGTCTGTGTCTCGGtgcctgccctggtcccacatcTCCTGTCTAAGTTCCCTCTGTACCGTGTCAGTATCGGGTCTCTGAGTCTGCCAGTTTCACGTTGCAATGGACTAAGAGCCATCTTTTGTGCCACCCAAGAAAGAAACCTCTGCTTCAAATCCACTACACATTGGGCCTGTGTAAAATCAACACCTTTAAGCTTGATTTAAATTTGTAGCTGCCCACATTAATAAATCAAACTAATTCTGGAGAAAGGTTTTTTGGTCAGACAGAACAAAGACAGCACTATTTGGTCACGACAAAAGGTATGTTTGAAAGAGTAAAGGTGAGGTTTTCAAACCTAAGTACACTATACCAACtgtagcatcatgctctggggctgtTCTGCTGACAGTGGTACTGGTACACTGAAAAAAGTGAATGGAACAATGAAGGAAGAGGACTACCTCCAAATCCTTCaacttcacctcaaatcaacagctACGGTTGAAACTTGAACACAGTATTCTAACAGGACAATCAtctcaaacacacatcaaaactggtttggaattttaaaaaagcaggcTGACATTAAGTTTCTGGAACAGCCTTCCCAAAAGGAAGGCAATAAAccagtttaaaatgtaaatgaactcTACCAATTTTTCCAAGAAATGTTGTCAAATATTCAGCCAAAGCACCTGGTCAAGGTGCAACCTGCTAAGGGACATTTAACCAAACTGGAGGTGGTTGTAACTTTTTTTGCCCTGTGTGGAATAGAGAAagtccaaaataaatttaaacttgtgttcCCAGTTCTTGCTTTTAAAGTCAAtgaagatgtatgctgtacaattATTCCACTCTGCAAAAAGAacaatttaaagaaataattcaAAGCCCTGTGACATGTATGTCCACAATGAGTCGATGTAAATTTCTGAACACAAATGTACATTATGGTCATTCTAGTTCTAAACATAAACCTCAAACATTTGACTTTACTTCTTGTTTTCTGTGACACACTCGCTCCAAAAATGTCCAAACAGTTAACACCAGCTGAACAAGTTTTCCAGTCCTGTTTTAGTGAGCCTCAGTTAATGTCCTCTCTGGCCTGCATGGTGATTAAAGTGGCGTCTAAGTCTACAGTGAAGGTCCTCAATAAAGGCAAAACGTATTATGAACAGGTGTCTACTCTCTTCAAAAGAAATCAACACAAGTACACTGGACTGCCATTTGTTCTTCAGATAGCAAAAGCTTCAAAAACAGTTGATGTGATTTATGGACCAAGACACACATTTTGTTAACTGGATTATAATTTCATGCGTTCAAGGAAACCCCTTTATTCAAACATGTGGCTTACCGTACTACATATTTGGTATAAGTTTGAACTTGTTAGCTTTTAGGTCTTCAAAATCTAATCTGATCATCTGCTCCACATAAAGCATGAAGCTTCCACTACATTGTGCATTATTCTTGAGTTTCAGTAttcatgaaaacattaaaacataaaatctgGTTAAACCACATGCCTAAAGGTCTTAGACAATCAGTACCCTAATGTAAGGTCACTGAAACTTTGCAAAGTATACATTGGAATGCTGTAAAGTAAGGAGCGCTTTGCACAATCACTCCAAGAATTTTAATGGTCATAAAATCCTGGcttgaaaaacatatttaagtATAAAGTTGGTGTTTCAATGATTTAAAGGCACTCACCTCACACTGAATGAAAGTTACATACATGTATCTTTATTATAAACAACCATAGCTCCTCACACATAAAGTCAGACAGTCACTGCTGATATTCACTTAAGTGGCAGCTTTTATTCAAAGCCTGGATCCCCTTAATTGTTTAAAGTCGAATTAACTCCTCTTATAATTCATgaccaacatggagcgagaCATTTTAACTAGTCATGAGCAATAAATGATGCTTCCACAGTTTCTACGTCACAGCTGAGTCCTTGAAGCTTTTACTTAAAGCGTCAAATCACTTCAGTCTACATGGCTTCACAGGGCAACACAGCTCAACAATCTGCAATCACACATCCATCAGGGGATTATACTTGAAGTcataatgaaaacttgaaaGCTAACGAGTCTGTAATGATGTATTCACCGATGTTCAGTCATTGCTTAGAACCGTTTGCCATGTGCTGGAGGCAGAAGACCCAAGGAGGGCGTGCTGAATTATTTAGTGCCACTCTACTCTTACAACACACGCAAGGCTCGCACTGACTTTAAAGCTGAAATAAGATGAAAAACACGCATGTAGCTTTCTGATTGTCAGCACGATGTTGTATTTAAgcaagaaaagctgtcatatGCGTGCTTGCCACAGACCGCCTCCATATAAGTTAAAATCCATACAGTCTAGGAGCTATTTTTGCTTAGTAAGCTGACATGTAAGATCACACACTGATGTCATCCCTCCCATTGACAGCAAAGTCGCCTGACTCAGACACGGATGACAAACAGGAAGTCTTCTGGGCTCATGGATTGTGTGTTTAGCTGATAACAAAAAGCGAGCCAACTACCTACCTACTAGTTCACAGGTCGTCAGAGTCAAGTCATAGCAAAGGTATGAGCTCTCAACATCGCAGCAGCAATGTTGATATTGCCCCAGAGGGGCATTTGAGCCGAACAAAGAGGCGACAATTCAGACAGAGGAATGCAGCAGTGAAATGGATTAGAAACCCTCCTATTGAAGGCAGGAATTGACAAGGAGGGGATGACAGAGTGAAACAAATCAAAGAAACCTTACAGAAACAATGGCCCGCTGAGCAGGACAAACTTAAACGCCACTCAGACCGTTCATTCAACTACCTTGAGCGTATATATATATCCACTCACCCGGGTGTACGTATTCCTCCTAGTGTGTGACATGATTTCTGGTTGCTGAGCCCCCCACTCAAAACTGCCAGTCTTGACTGAAAGAGCGTGTTATTGGGGAGAGCGTCAGCCAGACAGAAGGGGGTCGAGGAGAGGGGAGTGGGGTTCAGTGATGCTGCCGGAGCgtctccctcttcctctctgtctccttgCAGAATCACACCATCCCTCTCCTATTGCTCACAGTACAGCCCGAGCTCCCAAAACTCCACCGTCCCGCCTCTCTGCTGCCCACAAGCCAAAGTCTGCGGGAGCTTTTTTCACCATATCAGGAAGTCTCTGCTGGGGAGGATGCTGCCAATCCAGCCCTCTGATTAAAGGTGCCAAAGGCGAACAGCAGCGATATGAAgacgggggaaaaaaataaagccaaGCTGGGTCTGCTGTGAGCGCATCAGCTGAGGGGCAGCACTGCACTGTGCTGTGTCTAAGCTGGCTTCTGCAGGAGGGAGGGTGGTTTAGGCCCAGACAGTGCTGCTGGGTCCTAAAGCCTGCAGACATGCTTCTCAAAATAGACAGCTATTATTCCCGTGCATGCCCTCATTGTTTAGGATGATGCAGAGGTTCAGGCTTGTTTTTTACTTCTTATCATGAGTGCACTGATCAAAGGCTACTTTCAGCCTCGGCAACACAGACTTTTAAGGTAAAAATTAATAATATTGACTCAAGTTATGATTAATCAGTCAGggaatggaaaaagaaaaaacatacgGGGTCGTAAATACATCAAAAGAAAAGGCTGAAATTACACTAAACCTAATTTCTCGCTGCACTGCAGCCTATAATGGATTTccaggggtttttttgtgtgtttttttttattacaaagcATTCCACTTTCTTTCATCTGCTAGAGTGAGAACTGGGAGGGGGGGAaagtcaagaaaaaaaacaggtgcTAAGCATTTTTCATCCAGTGGGAGGTGAACCAGTTCAAGTTAATCAACTGCTGTTTCATTGTGGTTGAACACAAAAGGTCCAGGTGATGCTCCATAACACAGCACATTGTAAGCAAAAAGCAGCAGAGGTTGCATTAGGGTCCAGCCTAAAACTGTGGCCCATCACAGAGCAAGGATTAGTTCTTTTATCTGCTAACTGCATGGCTGGAGCTTTTCAACTCCCAGTCATCTCTGTTTCTCTGCTGTCATCTCTTTGCAATGGAAGCAAGCGCTGCAGGGTTTCTGTGTAAAAGCTTTCAGCTTAGAGGCTGATGAGAAACGCTGGCACCCAAGCCTTCAAGAGGAGAATATTTTTCCTTTCAAAATGATGCAGGACATATTAAGCTTCAGCAACAAACATGGGCCAGGATAACAACAAAAACCAGCCATATATGCAATCCACAGACTAATATTTCAGCTGGGGGATAGCTGGGGATGTTTAGGGACAAAACAAACCTCTGCAGTGTCTTTGCACCCTTTTATGCAAATGATGGAGGCAGAACCAAAAAACGGGGGTGTTGGGCATTTGTGGGAAGAAATAGAGAAGGGGAGCCTCTTATCTCTCTAAAGACTAGCAGACAGTCTAATTCAAAGCTCGTCCTCCTTATAGAAGATGATGGAAGAGAAACTGAGAAAGAggcggtgctgctgctttgAGCCCACTCAGACCAGCGAACGGGAAGGACGCAGGAACAGAGGTGACACTCTGGGATTTTAAGCAGGAAAATTACAGCCACACTGcacctctgtctgtctgtccggGAGGAACAAATCAATATCACTCAACAAGGTAAAAACGAGCATAACTATTGCTCCAAGGCAGCTTTTATTTAGCACAAGCTTGGCTTATATGACACAAATTTTGCCAATATGGACACAGCAGCTGACGGTCGACTGAAAAAGAAACTGCAGCATCATCCAGGTAGAGTTTTAGAGGTGACCATTTTTAAAAGGAGACACTAcgttaaagaaaagaaactaacTGAAATAAATTGAATAAATAATTTGTTCATTTTAGGTCAGGAAATATTGAGGTTACTGTGATTATTTTTAGCTTGGTTTATTAATCTTTATGTGAATAACAAACATAATTAATGGACTTACTTGAGTCACTGAATTATACATTTAAATTGTAATCAGTGTAGTTGAGCAGTGTCACTCAAGTTTATTTGAAGTGAGATTAAAACAGCAGATGTGACCATGCAAACCTTTTTtcaaacaatgtttttaaatgtgtctaATTGCTGGAGAATACTGGGGGAATTACAGCCTGTAATGCTTGCATGTCAATGATATTCAGGATGGTCTCATCACTGAGCAATGCATAAAAGAAAAGTAGGTCATCAGTTGAATAGTTGTGTAAAGCCAGCACTTCAACCCTGTATGCATTCAATTAGGATTTGAGTGCATAAAACACAAAGCACCCTTAGtataaactggtataaagtATTTATAGTGTGCATGTCTATAGTCTGTACCATATGTTTACATATGTAATCTGGTGCCATCTAGTGTGTATAAAATCTACTGAAGGCTGAAATTCTGCTGCAATAATCGGGACATACAATGATATCTTATTTATACATGTATTACTGGGAAAGAATTAAGATACTACTACACATTAAAATAATAACTATATACATTTCTGCGTATTGCTTCTGCTGGTAATCACAATAAATCACAGCATGGGTGTGGCTGAAGCCCTACAGGACATTTTCTCCCGACAGATTAACCAAACTGGATGacaaattaagaaaaacaatctgGATTAGAAGATTATTTAATTTAACCGAGAATAATCATCCCTTTAGGATTGGATATCGACACAGCCGCCTTAATAGCAAGCAAGGCTCATTACACTTGccatgttcttcattattagtCGTTTTAATGTGAgaacatttaattttaacagcTGTAACTAATACTAAACCTTAATTTTAACGCTCACATTTGGTGCTGTCAGCTGTCAGGCAGACACTCCCTGATCAGCTGCTAGCAGCAACGTTCGTTAGCTTCGTTTGGCAATttcaataaatgaataaaaataataatatccaAGAGATAATATTAAGAAACCCCACAAGCTTATAGTTTaagacaggtgtgtgtgtgtgtattctgaGTTAAAACCCCGACGGTCAGATGATAAATATGCACTAATACCTACCTGCTTACGTCAAAATATCCGGCTAACTGCTCCGCTTCGTCCCTGACAGGCTACATCCATCCATGGAGGTCTGGCCGGACACATCCGCTTCGAGGTGGCCGAGCTGCTGCCTGACTCAGCCCGCCTGACACAAACTCAGGGGCCCGATGAAAACTCAAGTATTTAAACGAGCTCAGCAGCACAAAGATGACACGGtttaaacacatacagactgaGGCTATatcaataaaaaatgaaataactttttaatttaaattttgcttttttctgtcatttttgtgctatttatCGTGGCATTATTTTGTACTTATTTCCTGATTACAGGCAAGTACAAAAGTACCTTATATCACAATTTAAgtataaattttaaatgaaacaaaaatactcttcacagctttaattatttttttaaggaatAAAACAACAACCTGACACAGGTGAGCATCATTGAGGTGGTAGTCATTTACAGCGAGGCATATAGCATgtaaaataaactcaaaccaAAGCAGTGACCCAAAATATCTGTTTGGGTTCTTCACCCTGCAGCCACAACCTCCCCCTGGCCCACAGTAGACACTGTTGGGCTGAACAgctgtcagcttcctttttggGCCTCCAGCAGTACAATCTATAGTCTCAACACTCTGCTCAGAGGACCATAGACATAAAGATGACTTCAGGTAGTTTTCCATGCATAGAGGTATTAAGTGATTTGTACATATATGAGTGTATTTCTGGATAAAACAGAAGTAGTGCATGCATTGTAACATTACACaccactgtgcaaaagtcctaAGCTACCCCTCACTTATCTATATTTTACTCCAAGCAGCCAGACTATCTTAACATTTTTAAGAGGGCCTTGAGGAATACTTCTTCAAGGTTTCTAAAGTTCTTTTAAAGTTTTCTGTCGGCATTGACTGCTTTTTCGtgtattttcagtccagtctttgTACCTGACCAGTGGAAAAGTGGCTGTCAAGGATAAGGTATGGCAAATGAtataagaactggactgaaaatcagtggtaaCAGGTCGAAGGAGATGATGGAGAGATTATTCCAAATTAGAAAATGTTTCAATACATATATGGAGGAGGTAAGGAGAGACATGCAACAGTGAGAGTGTAGAGCCATCTGTTAAAAACAGTGGAGGCTCTCTCATTGTTTGGACCTAGCTAACATCTGGTGATGTTAAAGATCTTGTCCAAATTAAtagaattatgaacacagaaaagtacagtGAGAGAAATTTATAACCAAACtattatgaatattttaatgacACCAGAGATTGTTGTGGCTAAGTTACTAAAAGGGCCTCTAGTGATCTCCTGTATTGGATCAATGCATCACAAACTGAGCAAAAACAACAGATTTGAAATAAATTTTGTGTTCAGATGTATACATTTATTGTTAAAATCATgtagaagttaaataaaatgacaaatcaACACAAAACCCTTAACAAAAGCtgagtttttctactttaacaTTTTGTGGAACCAACTATtttacacacaaataaaacagtaacgatcttgtgtgtgtttgaaacaggagaaaacacaaCTGGACCAGCTCTACAAGTGTTGAGTAAACACGCCCCCATCTCAACCCCCCATGCCCGACCTGTCCAGAGTGTTTCTGCCTCAATCAAATACATGCTGGGAAAACACAGAGTGGAGGAACTAGATAAATGTGTTGTACTGCTGCCCTGAAATGGTTGTCAGTGTTTATATCTGATTCAGTCCATTCTTCAGTCCTGCTGTAAATCAAGTCTGTACTCAAGCAGGGTGAAGTTTAGGATTTTGCCAAGAAACTCTGGAACGACAAACTCTCTTATCTTTTTGTAGCCCATGTGCTCGTACAGCTTCTGAGCATCTGTCTGCACCACAGAAGTCTGCAGTATTACAGCTCCGTAACCCCTGTCGCGAGTAAATTCAGCCACTGTACGACACAGAGCCTTTGCGATGCCCATCCCGCGGTGACTGCGGCGGACCGACATGCGTTTCAGCTTCAAGCAACCAGGAGCATCCTCAGCAGGAAGACAAGCCACCGAACCCACTACCCGGCCATCGCTATCAGCCACCCAAAAGCATGAGTCTTTCCCTTTCAGGTAGGTCTCACTGATGTTGTTGAGGTCCTTTCTGAGCGTGGATTCGATGTATTTGTTGAACATGTAGACGACCATCTGCCGGGCTCCAGCCAGGCAGAAGGTGACGGCCAAGACGGGAAGCAAGAAGGACTTAGAGCTGGTCAGGAGAGCGCAGAACATGCACATGAGGACCATCTGGGTCAGCGGCTGCTTCAGAACGTGCACAAAGGATGAAGGCACGTGCTCACTCATCCCCAAGGTGAAGAGCTCCTTCACAACATCAGTATCTTCATCATTAAACTTCCGGATCTGAATGTTGTCCATGGCTCGTTCAGCTTTTCAATCACAGAGGTAAAGACATGAGAGATGTCAAAATACAAGCAGGGATCAAACAAATCTGCAATACAAAATCACTTTTTTCACTCTGACAAAAGCTTTCTTTATCTCAGGTGAAAACAATCATTTTCTGTAGTAATTAGTGGTAGTAAAGACATCTAATCATCAACACTTGAATGCAATTCAATTtccagaaaaatatattttgtctTTGCAGAAATTATAACCTAAAAATACAGACACCAATATATTTCAGTGAGATAATACACTCAACATCtgctttattaggtacacctttctGGTATCGGGTTAGACACCGATTTGCCTTTAGAATTCCCttaattcttcttctttggtccatgttgacacgacagcatcacacagctgttgcAGATTTATCGGTCGCACACCCGTGATGCAAATGCCCTGTTCCGTTACCTCTTTTTTAAGACACAGCTGATCACGTTGTTTCACCAACTCTTCTGCACAAGGCATATTGTACAGGGTAAAACAGCCGTGGCACTTGAAACAACAAATGCAATCTCCACATTTTGACTTTATTCTCGAAataaatgttaataataatgaaatccTCCATCGGATGGCTTGATTTATTGTAATGTGAGTACAATAACAGAGTCATTAAGACACTTGCAGAACAGGTTTCTTCTTTATTTCATATGCAACCCCTTTATAAATCCTGTTGACTGTAGTCTATTTCCAAATATAAGCGAAAATGTCGACCATCACAAAGATTAAGAAAACCCTGCTGGCTTAAATGACTCGTAAAGTATGCACCAGAATAAACAGtgtaaacataaataaacaaacacggtGTGGCTGGAGTTGGAAgctattttaaaaattaaacagtTTCATCTCTGATCGAAATGTCCGTTAAACACACCTGAAGGCACATCACATGAGTTAGCCCAAAACCGAAATAAGCTTTAGTAATGCTAACTGTCCGCTATTTGACCAGATATTAGACGGGACACGTTCACATATTAAACTCGTCGTGTCCTTTCAGAAAAGGTGAATAAACAATCCAGATTAGCCAACAGAAGCTAGCATCAGTGCTAACCTCACAAAGGCGCTGAGGATTGGACTGCAGTTTGCTCTGATATTTTATGACTCacaaaaaccacaaaataaaTGCGACTTACCTGTTTTATGCCAGTCCTTGAAAGTGGAGTGTAAATTCAGTTTACCCAAGTCAAAAGCCCTTCATTTCGCTTGGCTCCTAAACTACTTCCTCATGTCTACCGTGCTACATTCAGGGATCGTCGGAAGAACTTTGAAAGCTGGCGTGAAAGTGTTTTAGGGTTGATATTAATGCATTTAATGTATTAATGTATTTTTACTGTTACTGTTTTAGGCTGTTGCTACAGCCTTTTTGGAGATATTGTTCCAGATATGGAGATAATGTTGGGTAAAGTTTAAATCTTTACTTGCAATATCATTGTAATATCACAGTTTTGCAGTGGTGCACTGCCAGGTTTCCTGCTACGTTTCCAAACAACTTCACTACATTACAAGGATAAATAGTATCCCTAGCCTTCTCTGTGATGTGTAAGTTGTATTGCAGATTCAGAAGTACACT
It encodes the following:
- the nat8 gene encoding N-acetyltransferase 8F1: MDNIQIRKFNDEDTDVVKELFTLGMSEHVPSSFVHVLKQPLTQMVLMCMFCALLTSSKSFLLPVLAVTFCLAGARQMVVYMFNKYIESTLRKDLNNISETYLKGKDSCFWVADSDGRVVGSVACLPAEDAPGCLKLKRMSVRRSHRGMGIAKALCRTVAEFTRDRGYGAVILQTSVVQTDAQKLYEHMGYKKIREFVVPEFLGKILNFTLLEYRLDLQQD